The genomic interval ACAGGTAGACTCCGCTGTCGTTTGGCGTTACTCGATTGAGAACCAATGTATTATTACCAAAAATTCGCCCCTGTTTCGTCCATGTTATGTTAGGTGCAGGAAGACCCTTTGCTTGGCTGTTTATTCGCAAGTTGTCCCCAATGTTCACGGaaaaattttcctgttttggACTAGTTATCTTAGGAGGATCTGTTTAGATATTTGAGAGTTAGGTTTTTCTAAATCAGAAGTGAATTTCAGAGAAGGAAAGCCAACTTTTTGTCTCGGGTGTGACTGACCATAGCCTGTACGTATTTTACAACGTAAGTTCTTTGTAAGGCTCTGCATGGTTAATACAACAGATCTGGAGGATAACTGAGAACAGTTTGAGATTTCTCTTTAACACTGGTCAAAGGAATAGATATTTCCCTTTGCATACATATGAATCAAGCAAGAACGTATGTCTATATAGTCATGGCAAAATCTATGCACTTTGCAGCCACGACATGATTATGTGATAGGATGGGGGAGCAATCTGTGGCTCCTAGGGGGGGAGGAGTACTTTCTAGTTATAAGCTTATGGGGATGTGCCACTGGATGGACTCACATTTTCACGGCTATAATTGATTGACTATAATTGGGCAACATTTTTCTTGTAGTCATTAGAATAGGGTCGCACATTTTGGGGATTTTGGAGGTGAGAAGATTCTGGTAAGTGGGGATTAACAAATATGTCAATTCATGTTATAATGACCTTCTTAAAATGCTTTAAAAGGTACATAAACAGAATGTGACTAAGTTGGGATCGcgaaaattacattttcttaaaagcGGCTAAAATGAGATCCATTATTGGCCACTGATTGACTATGGTTAAGAGGCTCTGCGTGGCCAGCGGCACATACCCAGAACATACCCCCTCGTCCGGGTCTGTGGCATCCCAGTGCAAATGAAAGGTAACAAATATATTACCCTCAAGAAGAAGCATCACAGGATCCGTCAAAGGAGGCTGATGAAGGCCGAGCTCAACCTGAAGACAGTAATGATTCTCGTCCTTCATGGTTAAATTATGGAGTATGAATGCAACTTGAAGCTTGGACATGTTAAAGTCGCAGCTAATTTTCTTTTCGTAGTTTGGTCTTATCAGTACTTCACCGTGTCTATCGATGACcaagagttttgttttcaagaatcCTGGATGTTTCCAGATTCCAAACATCACCTCAAATATGCTACTGCTCCATGTCTCTGAGGGAGGCAGCTCAAGCGTCCAATTAAGCGTAGCTTTGTCTTCGCTACGGGCAATCAGGGGATCACTTGGTTTAGAAACAATTTTAGTATACCCTCCTTGGCAAAATACTGTTAAATCGtggaaagaaatggaaaagaaaaataaccgGATGTGCAATGTTGCATAAAAGCAGAATTAGAAGTGACCTTGTAAGTTATTAGATCTCTCTCAGCTGTGCAATAACCGAAGCACTCTTTCAGTACTTTTTCCTCGTAGCGGAATTGCTCTTGAAGCTATTTACAAAGCCTAACCAAGTACTTAAGAGCTactgtcaacatgcatcagacaaacagcggcaagtcacccaaaattcttttcctctcctactttcatattttgtagcccaatatgtcctaataattttggtgtagtttttttgtgaaaatatattttcgttttcgagaaatgattgttttctttcgaccgctcaaatatgcaaattttcaacaCCCACACCCACATACAAGAGAAGACGCATCGCCTCAATACCTTTGCAAAGCAAGTTGGCCTGAACATCAGCAGCAAGAAGACTGAAATTATGGCACTGAACGCTACCAACACACGACCAGTCCAGATTGATAACGAAGAGCTTCCTTACACAGACAGATTTACCTACCTCGGCAGTATCATCAGTAGAGATGGAGGAACTGACCTGGACATCCAGAGCCGTCTCAACAAGGCCAGAAATTCGCTCAATATGATGAATAAGGTATGGCGTTCTTCTACCTATAGTACTCGTACCAAGCTGAAGCTCTATCATAGCTGCGTCCTTACAACCCTCCTGTATGGCTCAGAATGTTGGCGCTTAACGGAGAAGGATCTATCAAAACTCTCCACTTTTCACACCAAAAGCCTTCGGCGTATTTTACGCATCTTTTGGCCTAATGTCATTTCCAACAAAGATCTTTTTGAACGGTGTGGAACCGAATCAATGGCTACCATTCTGATGAGGAGACGCTGGAGGTGGATTGGCCATGTCACCCGTCAAGAAGCTTCCATTGCAAAAACTGCTATGCATTGGACGCCAGAAGGGAAACGCAAGCGGGGTCGCCCCAAGATCACATGGCGACGGACAGTTGAGAAGGATATAAAGGAGATGGGGAAGACCTGGGAGGGCATCAAGTTCATGGCAAGGGATCGCCTGATGTGGAGGGAACACGTTGCTGCCCTACATGCCTGTTAGGCGTAAAGGGCATGATGATGatgtgtgacctcatgtaacgaatttacttgacctccggtatttctgcCGGCATAatgctcaagtagtgttcattactgcgaagatcttTTTCATATTAACGTCTTTATCCGCATTgcaaatatatgactttcatatattcacattcgaaatttttacagtaactttataaccgggtgtctacaaaacgaagaccgaagaccgaagaccgaagaccgatAAACGAAGACCCTATTTTTTTTGCCCGAATAAGGCACGGACAGTTAAAAAACCAAGCAAACAGATGTGAAAATAACGGGgatcttcgttttgtagaaaagaccccctgaatctacaaaacgaagacccttacTAAAACGCTTTGTTAGACCCCAATTGACGCGAAatcaagggggtcttcgttttgtagaaaagaccccTGAATCTATAAAACGAAGACCCTCCctaaaacgctttgtcagacgccaattGACGCGAAATCAATGGGGCctcgttttgtagaaaaagcCCTCTGAATCTATAAAACGAAGATCCTTGctaaaacgctttgtcagaccccggggaagggggggggggaactcCTATACATTGCCTATAGGGGTATGTGCTGCCCGACGGGGTCATGATTTCGGAGCTCCTGATTTAGAACGAGCTATCCAATTTAATGACGGAGCTTCGGTTCGTGGGCGTGAGTTTCCGATCCTGTCGCCCACTGACATAAACCATATGCGAAACCTGTCACTGAGTCAGCTATGGTGCTAGCTTTTATTTTCGAATTCCTCGAAAATGAAGCTATCGGCGATGTAAAACGgttttccttgatttatttGAGATCGTACATGGCTTGAGAAAGCTTCAGATCGGCTCACGCGCTTGCacttaaagtttattttcaaacatgcTTTTACTTCATTATGTAAacaatattaattaaattttagagTACACGATTACATTGATATGCTTTTGATACAATTGTTGGTCCGAAAAGACATATAGTACAGTAATTTTCGCTTCCTTGAGATACGATTTTCCGCACGGAACGATCTCTGCAAAAAGCTTTATGTTAGAAGTATAGTATTATGATCAATTTCTTTAGGTACCTTTTGTTAAATCAAGGTAGATATAGGAGTTTAGAAACTGTGCTTATCTTGCCTGGAATCTCTTAAATAGAAGCAGTGATGCCGAGGTTTCTGCATGCTGTGCCTCAATTCTTAACGCTTTCAAACAAGGATTCTTAAAACTGACAGGTTATAACTGAATATAAAAAGACACTATAAAAATTGCACATATTTTGTAAAGGAAGTTAGGAacggttagttaggcatgttAGGAACGCTTT from Pocillopora verrucosa isolate sample1 chromosome 14, ASM3666991v2, whole genome shotgun sequence carries:
- the LOC136277963 gene encoding protein amalgam-like, coding for MKVYILSILYGVIQCLTVFCQGGYTKIVSKPSDPLIARSEDKATLNWTLELPPSETWSSSIFEVMFGIWKHPGFLKTKLLVIDRHGEVLIRPNYEKKISCDFNMSKLQVAFILHNLTMKDENHYCLQVELGLHQPPLTDPVMLLLEDPPKITSPKQENFSVNIGDNLRINSQAKGLPAPNITWTKQGRIFGNNTLVLNRVTPNDSGVYLCSAHNQAGEDHKEIVVTVLEHNYGSQKLTVPHMPTQTSHDRGSLVWLFPVVIGVSVLLIAAVVIFRLRGRYCERNLAYGQHIDEETGEHSTTAKIELRDDEATAG